One segment of Streptomyces sp. YIM 121038 DNA contains the following:
- a CDS encoding ROK family transcriptional regulator, with protein MAGTTPSNGSPGVPGTPRVLRAMNDRAALDLLAAHGPLTRTRIGELTGLSKPTTSQLLSRLESAGLVRTTGRQSGRPGPNAVLYEIDPGAGSVAALSADPTGLTALVADITGREVGRFRIEADAIAEDVRHRTAQLVAEAVDGALAQAGLGHDDLRATVIGTPGAIDPHDGRLRYAPHLPGWHSRTLRAELAEVLGTPVTIENDVNLAAIAEQYEGAAQDHDDFVLAWLDEGVGAAIVLGGTLLRGATGGAGEIGYMPVPGAPLLRGPESTPGSYRGGFESLVSGSVVRRRAGGKPLADALADPAVRDELAGHIATALAAVVAVVDPELVVLSGQVPQAGGEELRLRVEAELTGLALPRPLLRISELDGDPILTGALRTALTQARDTLFDTA; from the coding sequence ATGGCCGGAACCACCCCGTCCAACGGGTCGCCCGGTGTTCCGGGCACGCCCCGCGTGCTCCGCGCCATGAACGACCGCGCCGCGCTCGACCTGCTCGCCGCCCACGGGCCGCTCACCCGCACCCGCATCGGCGAGCTCACCGGCCTGTCCAAGCCCACCACCTCGCAGCTGCTCAGCCGCCTGGAGAGCGCGGGCCTGGTCCGCACCACCGGCCGCCAGAGCGGCCGCCCCGGACCCAACGCCGTCCTGTACGAGATCGACCCCGGCGCGGGCAGCGTCGCCGCCCTGTCCGCCGACCCCACCGGGCTGACCGCCCTGGTCGCCGACATCACCGGGCGCGAGGTGGGCCGCTTCCGCATCGAGGCCGACGCCATCGCCGAGGACGTGCGCCACCGCACCGCCCAGCTCGTCGCCGAGGCCGTGGACGGGGCGCTCGCCCAGGCCGGGCTCGGCCACGACGACCTGCGCGCCACCGTCATCGGCACGCCCGGCGCCATCGACCCGCACGACGGCCGGCTCCGCTACGCCCCGCATCTGCCCGGCTGGCACTCGCGCACCCTGCGCGCCGAGCTCGCCGAGGTGCTCGGCACCCCGGTCACCATCGAGAACGACGTGAACCTCGCCGCCATCGCCGAGCAGTACGAGGGCGCGGCCCAGGACCACGACGACTTCGTGCTCGCCTGGCTCGACGAGGGCGTGGGCGCCGCGATCGTCCTCGGCGGCACCCTGCTGCGCGGCGCGACCGGCGGCGCGGGCGAGATCGGCTACATGCCGGTGCCGGGCGCCCCGCTCCTGCGCGGCCCCGAGTCGACGCCCGGCTCCTACCGGGGCGGCTTCGAGAGCCTCGTCTCCGGCTCCGTGGTCCGCAGGCGGGCCGGGGGCAAGCCGCTCGCCGACGCCCTCGCCGACCCCGCCGTGCGCGACGAGCTGGCCGGTCACATCGCCACCGCCCTCGCCGCGGTCGTGGCGGTCGTCGACCCCGAGCTCGTCGTCCTGTCCGGCCAGGTGCCGCAGGCGGGCGGCGAGGAGCTGCGCCTGCGCGTCGAGGCCGAGCTGACCGGCCTGGCGCTGCCCCGCCCCCTGCTGCGCATCAGCGAGCTCGACGGGGACCCGATCCTCACCGGCGCCCTGCGCACGGCCCTCACCCAGGCCCGCGACACCCTCTTCGACACGGCCTGA
- a CDS encoding ABC transporter substrate-binding protein: MPRWRIRARVPVVLAAAGLLLSGCANPSTGSDDDDPTKPVTLKFWHGWSAPGEVKAIDESIERFEKLHPNIDVKATGNVTDATINQALRAGGGEAPDVVVSFTTNNVGQYCDSGMWVDLDPFMKKTGLDKKKTFPKTLLDYTSYQGTQCALPLLADAFGMYYNKDLFEEAGIAHPPRTMSELKATAKKLTVRSGKDSYKRVGYMPNFRLYQGSPDRLFAQWGPRYFDADGKSRLAKEPASYDYYKTTNALIDAQGGFGDLEKFRLTFGDEMSSQNAFLTQKLAMLLDGEWRGLMLKDAKAKFNWDVAPLPVPDDQADTYGRGFITGTVAGIAHSSKHQNAAWELVRFLTADTGQVVDLANAIHNVPSTFAALKSPKLDADPTFRTFFKILRSKHSQALPPTTNGNSYVNSFGDYSYGVEAGHEKNLREGLKELDDQIDADNLQSEN; this comes from the coding sequence ATGCCGCGATGGCGCATACGCGCACGCGTGCCGGTCGTGCTCGCCGCCGCCGGACTGCTCCTGTCCGGCTGCGCCAACCCGAGCACCGGCAGCGACGACGACGATCCGACCAAGCCCGTGACGCTCAAGTTCTGGCACGGCTGGTCGGCGCCCGGCGAGGTCAAGGCGATCGACGAGAGCATCGAGCGGTTCGAGAAGCTGCACCCGAACATCGATGTGAAGGCGACCGGCAACGTCACCGACGCCACCATCAACCAGGCCCTCAGGGCGGGCGGCGGCGAGGCCCCCGACGTGGTGGTCTCCTTCACCACCAACAACGTCGGCCAGTACTGCGACTCCGGCATGTGGGTCGACCTCGACCCCTTCATGAAGAAGACCGGCCTCGACAAGAAGAAGACGTTCCCCAAGACCCTCCTCGACTACACGAGCTACCAGGGCACCCAGTGCGCGCTGCCGCTCCTCGCGGACGCGTTCGGCATGTACTACAACAAGGACCTCTTCGAGGAGGCGGGCATCGCGCACCCGCCGCGCACCATGTCGGAGCTGAAGGCCACGGCCAAGAAGCTGACCGTGCGCAGCGGCAAGGACTCGTACAAGCGGGTCGGCTACATGCCCAACTTCCGCCTGTACCAGGGCAGCCCGGACCGCCTCTTCGCGCAGTGGGGCCCGCGCTACTTCGACGCCGACGGCAAGTCGCGGCTGGCGAAGGAACCCGCCTCGTACGACTACTACAAGACGACGAACGCGCTGATCGACGCGCAGGGCGGCTTCGGAGACCTGGAGAAGTTCCGCCTGACCTTCGGCGACGAGATGTCCAGCCAGAACGCCTTCCTCACCCAGAAGCTCGCCATGCTCCTGGACGGCGAGTGGCGCGGCCTGATGCTGAAGGACGCCAAGGCCAAGTTCAACTGGGACGTCGCGCCCCTTCCGGTGCCCGACGACCAGGCCGACACCTACGGCCGCGGCTTCATCACGGGCACCGTCGCGGGCATCGCGCACAGCAGCAAGCACCAGAACGCGGCCTGGGAGCTGGTGCGCTTCCTGACCGCCGACACCGGCCAGGTCGTGGACCTCGCCAACGCCATCCACAACGTGCCCTCGACGTTCGCGGCCCTCAAGTCGCCGAAGCTGGACGCCGATCCGACGTTCCGCACCTTCTTCAAGATCCTGCGGAGCAAGCACAGCCAGGCCCTGCCGCCGACCACCAACGGCAACTCCTACGTCAACTCGTTCGGGGACTACTCGTACGGGGTCGAGGCGGGCCACGAGAAGAACCTGCGCGAGGGCCTGAAGGAACTCGACGACCAGATCGACGCCGACAACCTCCAGTCAGAGAACTGA
- a CDS encoding sugar ABC transporter permease → MATLSPPTRRRLRVLGFLSPWLIGFSVFFAYPLIATVYFSFMHYNQIKEPTFVGLKNWRYVFEQMPLFGPALWNTLWLVVVMVALRVLFGLSLGLLVTKIKSGVGFFRTAFYIPYLAPPVAATVAFVFLLNPGTGPVNEILSKVGIDAPTWFNDPNWAKPSLVMLSLWGIGDLMVIFMAALLDVPKEQYEAAELDGAGSWAKFRYVTWPSITPIVMFAVVTGIVQTMQYYTQALVAGKIASGVNIGPGSVIQPGYPDHSTLTVPQLVYSMGFQNFNTGAACVLSLVLFAIAMAATLLLMRKRSGLLSAED, encoded by the coding sequence ATGGCAACACTCTCACCCCCGACGCGCCGCAGACTGCGCGTGCTCGGCTTCCTCTCCCCCTGGCTGATCGGCTTCAGCGTCTTCTTCGCGTACCCGCTGATCGCCACCGTCTACTTCTCGTTCATGCACTACAACCAGATCAAGGAGCCCACGTTCGTGGGCCTGAAGAACTGGCGGTACGTGTTCGAGCAGATGCCGCTCTTCGGCCCGGCCCTGTGGAACACGCTGTGGCTGGTCGTCGTGATGGTGGCCCTGCGCGTGCTCTTCGGGCTCTCGCTCGGGCTGCTCGTGACGAAGATCAAGAGCGGGGTCGGGTTCTTCCGCACCGCGTTCTACATCCCCTATCTGGCCCCGCCGGTGGCGGCCACCGTCGCCTTCGTCTTCCTGCTCAACCCGGGCACGGGTCCGGTCAACGAGATCCTGTCCAAGGTCGGCATCGACGCGCCCACCTGGTTCAACGACCCGAACTGGGCCAAGCCGTCCCTGGTGATGCTGTCCCTGTGGGGCATCGGCGACCTGATGGTGATCTTCATGGCCGCGCTGCTCGACGTCCCCAAGGAGCAGTACGAGGCCGCGGAGCTCGACGGAGCGGGCTCCTGGGCGAAGTTCCGGTACGTCACCTGGCCCTCGATCACACCGATCGTGATGTTCGCCGTGGTCACCGGGATCGTGCAGACCATGCAGTACTACACGCAGGCCCTGGTCGCCGGGAAGATCGCCTCCGGCGTCAACATCGGGCCCGGCTCGGTGATCCAGCCCGGCTACCCCGACCACTCCACGCTCACGGTCCCCCAGCTCGTCTACTCGATGGGCTTCCAGAACTTCAACACCGGCGCGGCGTGCGTGCTCTCGCTCGTGCTCTTCGCCATCGCCATGGCCGCGACCCTGCTGCTCATGCGCAAGCGCTCGGGCCTGCTCTCGGCGGAGGACTGA
- a CDS encoding carbohydrate ABC transporter permease translates to MTSTTLSAPAPSKAAAPAGRRDPAAVRARRKRILHWIAVHSVAIAVALLFLLPFVFVFLTSVMSDSQAMSGDLWPSSWHWENYKTVFETDGFLTWWRNSLLYAGLGTLFTVCSAIPVAYALAKFRFRGRRTAMLLVISTMMLPPQVIVIPMYLVWAQQFHLSGTLWPLIIPMAFGDAYSIFLLRQFLLTIPKEYIESARVDGCGEFRTLLTIIVPMAKPGIAAIALFQFFYCWNDYFGPQIYAAQDPGSWTLSYGLESFKSAHMVNWNMTMAATLLVMAPVIVIFFFAQKAFVEGVTLTGVKG, encoded by the coding sequence ATGACTTCCACGACCCTCAGCGCGCCCGCGCCCTCGAAGGCCGCCGCGCCCGCGGGGCGGCGCGACCCCGCGGCCGTCCGTGCCCGCCGCAAGCGGATCCTGCACTGGATCGCCGTGCACAGCGTGGCGATCGCCGTCGCGCTGCTCTTCCTCCTGCCGTTCGTCTTCGTCTTCCTGACGTCCGTGATGAGCGACTCCCAGGCGATGAGCGGCGACCTGTGGCCGTCCTCCTGGCACTGGGAGAACTACAAGACCGTCTTCGAGACCGACGGCTTCCTCACCTGGTGGCGCAACTCCCTGCTGTACGCGGGCCTCGGCACGCTCTTCACCGTGTGCTCGGCGATCCCCGTCGCGTACGCGCTCGCCAAGTTCCGCTTCCGCGGCCGCCGCACCGCGATGCTGCTCGTCATCTCCACGATGATGCTGCCGCCGCAGGTCATCGTGATCCCGATGTACCTGGTGTGGGCCCAGCAGTTCCACCTGTCCGGCACGCTGTGGCCGCTGATCATCCCGATGGCGTTCGGCGACGCGTACTCGATCTTCCTGCTCCGCCAGTTCCTCCTGACCATCCCCAAGGAGTACATCGAGTCGGCGCGCGTCGACGGCTGCGGCGAGTTCAGGACGCTCCTGACGATCATCGTGCCGATGGCCAAGCCGGGCATCGCGGCGATCGCGCTCTTCCAGTTCTTCTACTGCTGGAACGACTACTTCGGCCCGCAGATCTACGCGGCGCAGGACCCGGGCTCGTGGACGCTGAGCTACGGCCTGGAGTCCTTCAAGAGCGCCCACATGGTGAACTGGAACATGACCATGGCGGCGACGCTCCTTGTCATGGCTCCGGTCATCGTCATCTTCTTCTTCGCACAAAAGGCCTTCGTGGAAGGCGTCACCCTCACCGGAGTAAAGGGCTGA
- a CDS encoding 6-phospho-beta-glucosidase, which yields MKLAVVGGGSTYTPELIDGFARLRDTLPIEELVLVDPAAERLELVGGLARRIFAKQGHPGRIVTTSDVDAGVADADAVLLQLRVGGQAARQQDETWPLECGCVGQETTGAGGLAKALRTVPVVLDIAERVRRTNPNAWIIDFTNPVGIVTRALLQAGHKAVGLCNVAIGFQRKFAAHLGVDPARVHLDHVGLNHLTWELGVRLGGPEGENVLPGLLAEHGEAIAADLRMPQTLVDRLGVVPSYYLRYFYQHDEVVRELATKPSRAAEVAEMERQLLAMYGDPALDEKPELLAKRGGAFYSEAAVDLAASLLGGGGSPYQVVNTYNNGTLPFLPDDAVIEVQASVGKEGATPLAVPSLDPLFSGLIASVTAYEDLALHAALHGGRDRVFKALLAHPLVGQYAYAEQLTDKLVAHNREHLAWA from the coding sequence ATGAAGCTCGCAGTGGTCGGCGGAGGCTCGACCTACACACCCGAACTCATCGACGGCTTCGCGCGGTTGAGGGACACCCTGCCGATCGAGGAGCTCGTCCTCGTCGACCCGGCGGCGGAGCGCCTCGAACTCGTCGGCGGCCTCGCCCGGCGCATCTTCGCCAAGCAGGGCCACCCGGGCCGGATCGTCACCACGTCCGACGTGGACGCGGGCGTCGCCGACGCCGACGCGGTCCTGCTCCAGCTGCGCGTCGGCGGCCAGGCCGCCCGCCAGCAGGACGAGACCTGGCCCCTGGAGTGCGGCTGCGTCGGCCAGGAGACGACCGGAGCGGGCGGCCTGGCCAAGGCGCTGCGCACCGTCCCGGTGGTCCTGGACATCGCCGAGCGCGTGCGCCGCACCAACCCGAACGCCTGGATCATCGACTTCACCAACCCCGTCGGCATCGTCACCCGCGCGCTGCTCCAGGCCGGGCACAAGGCCGTCGGCCTGTGCAACGTGGCGATCGGCTTCCAGCGGAAGTTCGCCGCGCACCTGGGCGTGGACCCGGCGCGGGTGCACCTGGACCACGTGGGCCTGAACCACCTGACCTGGGAGCTCGGCGTCCGGCTCGGCGGCCCCGAGGGCGAGAACGTCCTGCCGGGCCTCCTCGCCGAGCACGGCGAGGCCATCGCGGCCGACCTGCGCATGCCGCAGACCCTGGTGGACCGCCTCGGCGTCGTCCCCTCCTACTACCTGCGCTACTTCTACCAGCACGACGAGGTCGTGCGGGAGCTGGCCACCAAGCCCTCGCGGGCGGCCGAAGTCGCGGAGATGGAACGGCAGTTGCTGGCGATGTACGGCGACCCGGCCCTGGACGAGAAGCCGGAGCTGCTCGCCAAGCGCGGCGGCGCCTTCTACTCGGAGGCGGCCGTGGACCTCGCGGCGTCCCTCCTGGGTGGTGGCGGCAGCCCGTACCAGGTGGTCAACACCTACAACAACGGCACGCTCCCCTTCCTCCCCGACGACGCGGTCATCGAGGTCCAGGCCTCGGTCGGCAAGGAGGGCGCCACCCCGCTGGCCGTCCCGTCGCTCGACCCGCTCTTCTCCGGCCTGATCGCGAGCGTCACCGCGTACGAGGACCTGGCGCTGCACGCGGCCCTGCACGGCGGCCGCGACCGCGTCTTCAAGGCGCTGCTCGCCCACCCGCTGGTCGGCCAGTACGCGTACGCGGAGCAGCTCACCGACAAGCTCGTCGCGCACAACCGGGAGCACCTGGCGTGGGCCTGA
- a CDS encoding BadF/BadG/BcrA/BcrD ATPase family protein, producing the protein MGLSSVLAIDAGNSKTDVAVVAADGSVVGTARGGGFRPPQDGVETAVDVLADAVGRALREAGPTSVGHVSACLANADLPVEERELADALRRRGWGGTVDVRNDTFAVLRAGLLEDAEPRGVAVVCGAGVNCVGMLPDGRTARFPAIGKISGDWGGGGGLAQEALWHAARAEDGRGGPTALMRDLPAHFGLDSMYALIEALHLGRVEAVRQHELTPVLFATAAAGDAVARALVERMAEEIVAMAAVALARLDLLEEEAPVLLGGSVLAARHRLLDDGVRSRLAERAPKAVPRVVTEPPVLGAALLALDTTAAPPSAYARLRHHYAF; encoded by the coding sequence GTGGGCCTGAGTTCCGTGCTCGCCATCGACGCGGGCAACAGCAAGACCGACGTCGCGGTGGTCGCGGCCGACGGCAGCGTCGTCGGCACGGCCCGCGGCGGCGGATTCCGGCCCCCGCAGGACGGCGTCGAGACGGCCGTGGACGTCCTCGCGGACGCCGTGGGCCGGGCCCTGCGGGAAGCGGGCCCGACGTCCGTCGGCCACGTCTCGGCCTGCCTGGCCAACGCCGACCTCCCGGTCGAGGAGCGGGAGCTCGCCGACGCGCTGCGCCGCCGCGGCTGGGGCGGGACCGTCGACGTGCGCAACGACACCTTCGCGGTGCTGCGCGCGGGCCTCCTGGAGGACGCGGAGCCGCGCGGCGTCGCCGTGGTGTGCGGCGCGGGCGTCAACTGCGTGGGCATGCTGCCCGACGGGCGCACCGCCCGCTTCCCCGCCATCGGCAAGATCTCCGGCGACTGGGGCGGGGGCGGCGGGCTCGCCCAGGAGGCCCTGTGGCACGCCGCCCGCGCCGAGGACGGGCGCGGCGGACCCACCGCGCTGATGCGGGACCTGCCCGCGCACTTCGGGCTCGACTCCATGTACGCGCTCATCGAGGCGCTGCACCTGGGCCGCGTCGAGGCGGTGCGCCAGCACGAGCTGACGCCCGTGCTGTTCGCCACGGCCGCCGCGGGTGACGCGGTCGCGCGGGCGCTGGTGGAGCGGATGGCGGAGGAGATCGTCGCCATGGCCGCGGTGGCGCTCGCCCGCCTCGACCTCCTGGAGGAGGAGGCGCCCGTGCTCCTGGGCGGCAGCGTGCTGGCCGCGCGCCACCGCCTTCTGGACGACGGCGTCCGCTCCCGGCTCGCCGAGCGCGCGCCCAAGGCCGTGCCCCGCGTGGTCACCGAACCCCCCGTCCTGGGCGCGGCCCTCCTCGCCCTGGACACCACGGCGGCCCCGCCCTCCGCGTACGCCCGCCTCCGCCACCACTACGCCTTCTGA
- a CDS encoding glutamate ABC transporter substrate-binding protein: protein MRTRRDGTRWHGGGVARLRGWGGVATMALACLLATALVLVLPRLSDGGSGSGNSAARKAGSRDADQLTQAAPARADEECKEPERSLRPSPKDGPVLEAIKKRKVRKLVVGVDQNSFRWGYRDPNKEKGELEGFDIDLAREIAERLLGDRKAVVFRAIPTNQRIPALQSGQVDMVVRTMTINCARIEQVDFSTAYFETGQQVLAPRKSTITGYNDTLKGRRVCSAAGSTAEAALKEKSFGADIKTTVPNQLDCLVRLQLGQVDAVLTDGALAAGQAAQDPTVALKGKPFTTEYYGVAMKKGADDLVRRVNDVLEDYRKDGWKKSYDDWLADDLDSPARPPKPKYKD from the coding sequence ATGCGTACGCGACGTGACGGGACTCGGTGGCACGGCGGGGGCGTGGCGCGGCTGCGCGGCTGGGGAGGCGTGGCCACGATGGCGCTCGCCTGCCTCCTGGCGACCGCCCTGGTCCTGGTCCTGCCCCGGCTCAGCGACGGCGGCAGCGGCAGCGGCAACAGCGCCGCGCGGAAGGCCGGTTCGCGGGACGCCGACCAGCTCACGCAGGCCGCGCCCGCGCGCGCCGACGAGGAGTGCAAGGAGCCGGAGCGCAGCCTGCGGCCCTCGCCCAAGGACGGCCCGGTGCTCGAAGCGATCAAGAAGCGCAAGGTCAGGAAGCTGGTCGTGGGCGTCGACCAGAACAGCTTCCGCTGGGGCTACCGCGACCCGAACAAGGAGAAGGGCGAGCTGGAGGGGTTCGACATCGACCTCGCCCGTGAGATCGCCGAACGCCTGCTCGGCGACCGGAAGGCGGTGGTGTTCCGGGCGATCCCCACCAACCAGCGCATCCCCGCCCTCCAGAGCGGCCAGGTCGACATGGTGGTCCGCACCATGACCATCAACTGCGCCCGCATCGAGCAAGTCGACTTCTCGACGGCCTACTTCGAGACCGGCCAGCAGGTGCTCGCCCCCAGGAAGTCCACGATCACCGGCTACAACGACACCCTCAAGGGCCGGCGCGTGTGCTCGGCGGCGGGCTCCACTGCGGAGGCCGCCCTCAAGGAGAAGAGCTTCGGTGCCGACATCAAGACCACGGTGCCGAACCAACTCGACTGCCTGGTACGGCTCCAGCTGGGCCAGGTGGACGCGGTCCTCACCGACGGCGCGCTCGCCGCGGGCCAGGCCGCCCAGGACCCGACGGTCGCGCTGAAGGGCAAGCCGTTCACCACCGAGTACTACGGCGTGGCGATGAAGAAGGGCGCCGACGACCTGGTCCGCCGGGTGAACGACGTCCTGGAGGACTACCGCAAGGACGGCTGGAAGAAGTCCTACGACGACTGGCTCGCCGACGACCTGGACTCCCCGGCCCGCCCGCCGAAGCCGAAGTACAAGGACTGA
- a CDS encoding serine/threonine-protein kinase encodes MSEHTAGGPAGPRPCQRPGCTGAYEDVGGGELYCDTCGLAPVVSPQGMVGSPATGITGGAKGSGASGRSASARSTRGSSRSSRSQSSRRSVSGRLSRSLSGRTSSRSVSVRSSGTSSGSSARARLGMGLVAVPGVPRPDPRGAVQRDPEVPERKRFCSRSDCGAPVGRARGDRPGRTEGFCTKCGHPYSFVPKLHPGDVVHGQYEVVGCLAHGGLGWVYLAVDRAVSDRWVVLKGLLDTGDQDAMAAAIAERRFLAEIEHANIVRIYNFVEHLDQRTGSMDGYIVMEYVGGKSLKEIANGRRTPGGKRDPLPVEQACAYGIEALEALGHLHSRNLLYCDFKVDNAIQTEDQLKLIDMGAVRRMDDTESAIYGTVGYQAPEVAEVGPSVASDLYTVARTLAVLTFDFQGYTSVFVDLLPDPDHIEVFRRYESFYRLLVRATDPDPARRFASAQEMAEQLTGVLREVVALQSGRPRPALSTLFGPELKVTDTELFGEVEGEVSVLGSRVVVAPAAGPAPAPAAAPAVPHARAAGAPGEENGAPAAVPVPVKPLDAPAAALALPVPRVDPADPNAGFLAGLVDSAGGGELLAALQAAPARSAELRLRELRVRLTLAEHVLAAGALEDLERDYPDDWRVVWYRGVAALATGDHENAALSFDAIYDAFPGEPAPKLALGLCAEVLGQLDNAAEYYRLVWTTDPSYVSAAFGLARVQLATGDRAGAVRTLESVPESSIHYTAARVAAVRARLRRRMTFDTAQGPGAGFLDDLTAAAGQVEALAGFGLDAVRREHLSTEVLGTALDWVLSGRHSGHASAPSTAHGDRHARTVLLGSDLDERGLRFGLERAYRTLARLAQGGEERIELVERANRFRPRTWV; translated from the coding sequence ATGAGCGAGCACACGGCCGGAGGGCCCGCGGGGCCGCGGCCCTGCCAGCGGCCCGGCTGCACCGGCGCGTACGAGGACGTGGGCGGCGGCGAGCTGTACTGCGACACCTGTGGGCTCGCCCCGGTCGTCTCGCCGCAGGGCATGGTGGGCTCGCCCGCGACCGGCATCACCGGCGGCGCCAAGGGCTCGGGCGCCTCGGGCCGGTCCGCCTCCGCCCGCTCCACGCGCGGCAGTTCGCGCTCCTCGCGCTCCCAGTCGTCGCGCCGCTCGGTCTCCGGCCGCCTGTCGCGCTCCCTGTCGGGGCGCACGTCGTCGCGGTCGGTCTCCGTGCGCAGCTCGGGCACGTCCAGCGGCTCGTCGGCCCGCGCCCGCCTCGGCATGGGCCTGGTCGCGGTGCCGGGGGTGCCGCGCCCCGACCCGCGCGGCGCGGTGCAGCGCGACCCCGAGGTGCCCGAGCGCAAGCGGTTCTGCTCGCGCTCCGACTGCGGCGCCCCGGTGGGCCGCGCGCGCGGCGACCGGCCGGGGCGCACGGAGGGCTTCTGCACCAAGTGCGGCCACCCGTACTCCTTCGTGCCCAAGCTGCACCCGGGCGACGTCGTGCACGGCCAGTACGAGGTCGTGGGCTGCCTCGCGCACGGCGGCCTCGGCTGGGTGTACTTGGCGGTGGACCGCGCGGTGTCCGACCGCTGGGTGGTCCTCAAGGGCCTGCTCGACACGGGCGACCAGGACGCCATGGCCGCCGCGATCGCCGAGCGCCGCTTCCTCGCCGAGATCGAGCACGCCAACATCGTGCGGATCTACAACTTCGTGGAACACCTGGACCAGCGCACGGGCTCCATGGACGGCTACATCGTCATGGAGTACGTGGGCGGCAAGTCCCTCAAGGAGATCGCCAACGGCCGCCGCACCCCGGGCGGCAAGCGGGACCCGCTGCCGGTCGAGCAGGCCTGCGCGTACGGCATCGAGGCCCTGGAGGCCCTCGGCCACCTGCACAGCCGCAACCTGCTGTACTGCGACTTCAAGGTCGACAACGCCATCCAGACCGAGGACCAGCTCAAGCTGATCGACATGGGCGCGGTCCGCCGCATGGACGACACCGAGTCCGCGATCTACGGCACGGTGGGCTACCAGGCGCCGGAGGTCGCGGAGGTCGGCCCCTCCGTGGCGTCCGACCTGTACACGGTGGCGCGCACCCTCGCGGTCCTCACCTTCGACTTCCAGGGCTACACCAGCGTCTTCGTGGACCTGCTGCCCGACCCCGACCACATCGAGGTCTTCCGCCGGTACGAGTCCTTCTACCGGCTGCTCGTCCGGGCCACCGACCCCGACCCGGCCCGCCGCTTCGCCTCGGCGCAGGAGATGGCCGAGCAGCTGACGGGCGTCCTGCGCGAGGTGGTGGCCCTCCAGAGCGGCCGCCCGCGCCCCGCGCTCTCCACCTTGTTCGGCCCGGAACTGAAGGTCACGGACACGGAGCTGTTCGGCGAGGTCGAGGGCGAGGTCTCGGTCCTCGGCTCGCGCGTCGTCGTCGCTCCCGCCGCGGGCCCCGCACCCGCCCCCGCCGCCGCTCCCGCCGTGCCCCACGCCCGTGCGGCCGGGGCCCCCGGCGAGGAGAACGGCGCCCCGGCGGCGGTCCCCGTCCCCGTGAAGCCCCTGGACGCCCCCGCCGCGGCCCTGGCCCTGCCCGTCCCCAGAGTCGACCCCGCCGACCCCAACGCGGGCTTCCTCGCGGGCCTCGTGGACTCCGCGGGCGGCGGCGAACTCCTGGCCGCCCTCCAGGCGGCCCCCGCCCGCTCCGCCGAGCTCCGCCTGCGCGAGCTCCGCGTCCGCCTCACCCTGGCCGAGCACGTGCTGGCCGCGGGCGCCCTGGAGGACCTGGAGCGGGACTACCCGGACGACTGGCGGGTGGTCTGGTACCGGGGCGTCGCCGCCCTCGCCACCGGCGACCACGAGAACGCGGCGCTGTCCTTCGACGCGATCTACGACGCGTTCCCCGGCGAGCCCGCGCCCAAGCTCGCCCTCGGCCTGTGCGCCGAGGTCCTCGGCCAGCTGGACAACGCCGCCGAGTACTACCGCCTCGTGTGGACCACCGACCCCAGCTACGTCAGCGCCGCCTTCGGCCTGGCCCGCGTCCAGCTGGCCACCGGTGACCGCGCGGGCGCCGTACGGACCCTGGAGTCCGTGCCGGAGTCGTCGATCCACTACACGGCGGCGCGGGTCGCCGCGGTGCGGGCGCGGCTGCGACGGCGTATGACGTTCGACACGGCCCAGGGGCCGGGAGCGGGCTTCCTGGACGACCTGACGGCCGCAGCCGGGCAGGTGGAGGCCCTCGCGGGCTTCGGGCTCGACGCGGTGCGCAGGGAACACCTGTCGACCGAGGTGCTCGGCACCGCGCTCGACTGGGTACTCTCCGGTAGGCACTCTGGTCACGCTTCCGCCCCGTCGACGGCCCACGGCGACCGGCACGCGCGGACCGTACTGCTCGGCAGCGATCTGGACGAGCGCGGCCTCCGGTTCGGTCTGGAGCGCGCGTACCGGACGCTCGCCCGGCTCGCCCAGGGTGGCGAGGAGAGGATCGAACTGGTGGAGCGGGCAAACCGTTTCCGCCCCCGGACGTGGGTGTGA